The Kluyvera intermedia genome includes the window GTTCCTGCACTAGCTGCGACGGTACGCGTCTGCGTCGCGAAGCGCGTCACGTGTACGTTGAGAACACACCGCTGCCAACCATCTCCGATATGAGTATTGGTCACGCGCTGGACTTCTTCACCAACATGAAGCTGTCCGGCCAGCGGGCAAAAATTGCGGAAAAAGTGCTTAAAGAGATTGGCGATCGCCTGAAATTCCTGGTGAACGTCGGCCTCAACTACCTCACTCTGTCCCGTTCAGCGGAAACGTTGTCCGGCGGCGAAGCTCAGCGTATCCGTCTGGCGAGCCAGATTGGCGCCGGGTTGGTTGGCGTGATGTATGTGCTGGATGAGCCGTCTATCGGTCTGCACCAGCGCGATAATGAACGTCTGCTGGGTACGCTGGTACACCTGCGTAATCTCGGCAATACGGTGATTGTGGTGGAGCACGACGAAGATGCCATTCGCGCGGCCGACCACGTTATCGATATTGGCCCGGGCGCGGGTGTGCACGGTGGTCAGGTGGTAGCTGAAGGGACACTGGACGACATCATGGCGGTGCCGGAGTCGTTAACCGGACAGTTCATGAGCGGTAAACGCAAAATTGAAGTGCCGAAAAACCGCGTGCCAGCAGACCCGGAAAAAGTGCTCAAACTGACCGGCGCATCGGGTAACAACTTAAAAGATGTCACCCTGACCCTACCGGTCGGCCTGTTTACCTGCATTACCGGCGTGTCCGGTTCAGGTAAATCGACGCTGATTAATGACACGTTATTCCCGATTGCACAGACTCAGCTCAATGGTGCCACCATCGCTGAACCGGCGCCGTATTGCGACGTGCAGGGGCTTGAGCATTTCGATAAGGTTATCGATATCGACCAGAGCCCGATTGGCCGTACGCCGCGATCGAACCCGGCAACCTACACCGGTGTCTTCACGCCAGTGCGTGAGCTGTTTGCGGGCGTACCGGAGTCGCGTACCCGTGGCTATACGCCGGGGCGCTTTAGCTTTAACGTGCGCGGCGGACGCTGCGAAGCCTGCCAGGGCGATGGCGTTATCAAAGTCGAAATGCACTTCCTGCCGGATATCTACGTGCCGTGCGACCAGTGCAAAGGCAAACGCTATAACCGCGAAACGCTGGAGATTAAGTACAAAGGCAAGACCATCCACGAAGTTCTGGATATGACCATTGAAGAAGCCCGTGAGTTCTTCGATGCCGTTCCGGCGCTGGCGCGTAAGCTGCAAACGTTGATGGACGTTGGCCTGACCTACATTCGTCTTGGCCAGTCGGCCACCACGCTGTCCGGCGGTGAAGCGCAGCGCGTGAAGCTCGCGCGTGAGCTGTCAAAACGCGGTACTGGCCAGACGCTGTACATTCTGGATGAACCGACCACCGGCCTGCACTTTGCCGATATCCAGCAATTGCTGGAAGTGCTGCATCAGCTCAGAGATCAGGGCAACACCATCGTGGTGATTGAGCACAACCTGGACGTCATTAAAACGGCTGACTGGATTGTCGACCTGGGTCCGGAAGGCGGCAGCGGCGGCGGTGAAATCCTCGTTTCCGGCACGCCGGAGACGGTGGCTAACTGCGAAGCGTCACACACCGCGCGTTTCCTGAAACCTCTGCTGCAATAACTACGAGTACATCTGCTGCCGGAGCGCTTCCGGCAGCAGTTCTACCGCCAGTTGATACGACGCGTCCACCAGATAGTAAATCTGCGAATTCGGCAATGAGCCATCAAGATACAACGTACTCCAATGCGCCTTATTTAAATGGCGACTTGGGCGTACATCTTTGTGCTGCTGTCGCAGCAGTTCCGCCAGTTCGGGGCTGGTTTTCAGTGAAACCGCCGGGCGGTCTTCCACATCCTTTACCATCGCGAAAAGTACGTCAGCCACTTTAATTTGAGTTGCCTTCCAGTCGCTGTGTACGCTTTGTTCCGCGCCACGTTTGGCCATGCAATACAGCAGAAGATCCGAACTGGTCATCGTTTCATACTCCTTAAGTCTCACAAACCACTTTGTGCAAAAAACCATCATCTCAGTGTGCAACAAGATGCCGAAAGGATAAACCTTCCAGTGACTGATCTTGACTAAAAAAGCATCATTTATTGATAGGCGTTTGGAGCGAATTGTAGGCCGGATAAGCAAAGCGCCATCCGGCAGCGTGGGCAGATTGCCGAATGGCGGCGTAAACGCCTTATCCAGCCTACCCTTGTTTGGTATTAGTACTCAGAATTAACGATCACTTCTTCGTTGAATGTGCCAACCTGCGGCAGCGGTCGGTAAGTCGAGTTAGAGGCACGCAGTACGCGGATTGCTCTGGCACCCACTTCACGCGCAGCGGTGATATCGTTGTCGGAATCGCCGTAGAAAACGCGAATATTCTTCTCTTTGAGCCACTGGGTTTTGCTGTTCTGTCCAGGATTGTCACCGGCAAAAATCACCGGATTCATGCTCGCTCCTGGGATCAGGAAATAATCCTGCAGCGTTTTTGAGACGGTTTCAGTTTTGGTCTGGCTGCGACCGGTCACAAAGTAGATGCTATCGCCGCGCTTCACGTGCATCGCAATCAACGAGCGGGCAACCTCTTTCGGGATACTGAAAGCATCCCAACCGTTATTCATTTTTTCCCAGAATTCTGGTTTTTTCAGATAGTCCTGGGAATCTGGAGAGTAGGTCTTTTGTCCGCGCCAAAAACCAGGGCTGGAAAACAGCACGGTATCATCGATATCAAAACCGACCGCCATCGGCGGGTGACCGAGCAGGCTGTTCTCAATTTGAGCGACTGAAACCCAGTGAATTGGCGCTTGTTCGGCAAGCTTTGCCACATCGGTACCGGGGTAGAGCGGAGACGGTGACGAGGCATGGGCCGTCACCGAAGAATTCAGTGCAAATAACAAGCAGACGGCACTGAGAGCTTGCGTGATCTTGCGCATGGTTTCCCTTAAATCGTCGAGTCGTTATTGTAATAAAGTGAGGGGTGTTTCAAATAAAAGCCCTGCGACCTTACCGCCTGGCAACGATGAAAGGAAGGTTTTTCTGAGAATAATCCTGTAAAAAGTAAGGTGATCACATTTTGATGCTTTAATCCCACTCTGGCTCAGAATAAAGCCCCAGGCCAGAGTGAGCACATACTTACATCACAGCGGCGAACGCTTTTGCTACACGCTGAACGTTACGAGTATTGAGCCCAGCCAGGCACATACGTCCGCTGGCAATAAGGTAAACACCAAATTCATCACGCAGACGATCCACCTGAGCAGCACTCAGGCCGGTATAACTGAACATCCCACGCTGCTTCAGGAGATAGTCAAAGTTGCCATCGGGCATCTCTTCTTTCAGCACCTTCACCAGCGCCTCGCGCATCTGCTGAATACGCACGCGCATCCCTTCGACTTCGGCCAGCCACTCAGCGTTAAGTTGCGCATCGCCCAGCACCGTTGCCACCACCTGCGCCCCGTAATTCGGCGGGCTGGAGTAATTGCGACGAACGGTCGCTTTCAGTTGCCCCAGCACGCGCAGCGCGGTTTCATTATCTTCGCAAACCACCGACAGGCCGCCGACGCGCTCGCCATAGAGGGAGAAAATTTTGGAGAATGAGTTGCTGACCAACGCAGGCAGGCCCGCATCGGCAATCGCGCGAATCGCGTAGGCATCGTCATCCATTCCCGCACCAAAGCCCTGATAGGCGATGTCGAGGAACGGGATCAGGTCACGCGCTTTCAGTACTTCAACCACCGCATCCCACTCTTTAGGCGTGAGGTCGGCCCCGGTTGGGTTATGGCAGCATGGGTGCAACAGCACAATACTGCGGGCAGGCAGCGCGTTGAACGCTTCCAGCAGTGCATTAACACGAACACCGTTGGTTTCGCTGTCGAACCAAGGATAGGTACCCACGGTAAAGCCTGCGCCTTCAAAAATAGCGATATGGTTTTCCCAGGTCGGGTCGCTGACCCATACGCCGGAGTCCGGGAAGTAGCGCTTAAGGAAATCAGCGCCAATTTTTAACGCGCCGGAGCCGCCGACCGTCTGAATAGTGGCGACACGCTGTTGCTGGAGAACCGGATGGTCGGCGCCAAACAGCAGCGGTGCCACGGTGTGACAATAGCTGTTAAGCCCTTCCATTGGCAGGTATAAGGACGCACCGTGCGGCTGCGTGTTCAGAAGTGCTTCAGCCTTAGCCACCGAGTCTAACTGCGGGATGATACCGTCTTCGTTATAGAACAGGCCGATGCTGAGGTTTACTTTCTCGCTGCGGGGATCTTCTTTAAAGCGTTCCATTAACGAAAGAATGGGGTCGCCCGCATAGGCGTCAACTTTTTGAAACACGCGATGGTTCTCCAGGTGTACAGAAGGCAGGAAATAACACAATAAACTGGATGTTGCGGAAGGTCGAGAGGTTGTTGGTGGGTTTTTCCCGGCGTCACGCAGTGAAGCCGGGGAATAGCGGCGTAAGACTAGTCGATATACTTCATCGCCACACGTGACGTCAGGCGCGTGATAAGTTCGTAAGCACTCACTTTCGTTATTTCGGCAATGCGTTCAACCGGTAGCCCTTCACCCCACAAGGTGACTGCATCACCGGTTTTATCCTCGGCTTCAGGCCCTAAATCAACGCAGATCATGTCCATCGCTACGCGCCCGACAACAGGCACGATACGACCATTCACCAGCACCGGCGTACCGGATGGCGCCGCGCGCGGATAACCATCGCCGTAGCCCATGGCCACCACACCTAAACGAGTGTCGCGTTCGCTAATCCAGGTACCACCGTAGCCGACCGCTTCGCCCGCTTTGTGCTCGCGGACAGCAATTAAGCTGGAAATCAGCGACATCACCGGCTGCATACCAAAATCCGGGCCCCAGGGTTTCTGCTCGAGTGGCGACACGCCGTAGAGAATGATACCCGGACGCGCCCAGTCGAAATGCGATTGCGGCCACAGCAGGATACCGCCGGATGCCGCGATAGAGCGCTGACCCGGTTTGCCTTCGGTAAACGTATTGAAAATATCAAGCTGGCGTTCGGTCGCGCCGCAGTCTGGCTCGTCGGCGCGGGCAAAGTGGCTGACGATATTTACCGGCTGACAAACGTTTCTGCACTGGCTCAGACGCTGGTAAAAAGCATCAGCCTCTTCCGGGCGTACACCCAGACGGTGCATACCCGTGTCGAGTTTCATCCAAACGGTGACCGGCTCGGCCAGTTCAGCAGCTTCCAGCGCTTCCAGTTGCTCAACGTTATGTACGGCGGTGTGCAGATGCTGCGCCGAGATGGTTGGCAGGTCTGTGGCATTAAAGAAGCCTTCCAGCAGCAGTATCGGTTGAGTGATTCCGCCTTCACGCAGGCGCAATGCTTCTTCAAGACGGGCCACGCCAAAAGCATCCGCGTCGGGGAGCGTTCGCGCGGTCTCAAGAAGACCGTGTCCGTAGGCGTTCGCTTTCACCACCGCAACCAGCTTGCTGGCAGGTGCCAGTTCACGCAGACGTTGCAGGTTGTGTCGCAGAGCGCGGCGGTTAATGACTACAGTTGCCGCTTGCATTTGTGTTCCTTGATAAGTGTTTGCTTAAGTAACTTGATTCAATCTTATTATTCGTCGTCGTACTGCGGTCCTGCGTAGTTATCGAAACGCGACCATTGACCGTTGAACGTCAGACGTACCGTCCCGATTGGGCCGTTACGCTGTTTACCAATGATAATCTCGGCGATACCTTTTAAGTCACTATTTTCGTGATAAACCTCATCACGATAGATAAACATGATTAAGTCGGCATCCTGCTCGATGGAGCCGGATTCACGCAAGTCGGAGTTGACCGGGCGTTTGTCCGCACGTTGTTCCAGGGAGCGGTTAAGCTGCGACAGCGCCACCACCGGTACGTGCAGCTCTTTAGCTAACGATTTAAGCGAGCGGGAGATTTCAGCGATTTCCAGCGTACGGTTGTCGGAAAGCGACGGCACACGCATTAGCTGGAGGTAGTCGATCATAATCAGGCCAATACCCCCATGTTCACGGGCGATACGGCGCGCGCGGGAGCGTACTTCCGTCGGCGTCAGGCCGGATGAGTCATCAATATAGATGTTTCGTTTTTCCAGCAAGATCCCCATGGTGCCGGAAATACGCGCCCAATCTTCATCATCAAGCTGACCGGTACGAATACGGGTCTGGTCAACGCGAGACAGAGACGCCAGCGTACGCATCATGATCTGTTCTGATGGCATCTCGAGACTGAAGATGAGAACCGGTTTATCCTGCAACATCGCCGCATTTTCGACGATGTTCATTGCAAATGTCGTTTTACCCATCGCTGGACGAGCGGCCACAATAATCAAATCTGACGGCTGTAAGCCTGCGGTTTTTTTATTGAGATCATCATAACCGGTGTTTACCCCGGTGACGCCGTCGTGCGGCTGCTGGAAAAGCTGTTCGATACGCGCGACGGTAGCGTCGAGCACTTCGGTAATATTTCGCGGGCCTTCGTCTTTATTGGCGCGGCTTTCAGCGATTTTAAAGACGCGAGACTCCGCCAGATCCAACAGGTCTTCACTGGTGCGGCCCTGCGGGTCAAAACCGGCTTCGGCGATTTCATTGGCCACCGAGATCATTTCACGGACAACCGCACGTTCACGAACAATATCAGCGTAAGCACTGATGTTCGCCGCACTTGGCGTGTTTTTTGACAATTCTGCCAGGTAGGCGAAACCGCCGACACTGTCCAGTTGCCCCTGTCGCTCCAGCGATTCCGCGAGCGTGATCAGGTCAATCGGGCTACCGCCTTCTTGCAAACGCCCCATCTCCGTGAAGATGTGGCGGTGCGGACGCGTGTAGAAATCGTCGGAGACCACGCGCTCAGCGACGTCGTCCCAGCGCTGGTTATCCAGCATTAAACCGCCCAACACCGATTGTTCCGCTTCAATCGAGTGCGGCGGTACTTTCAGCCCTGCGACCTGAAAGTCGCGGTCGCGAGCTTCGGTTTGGGGTTTGTTGAAGGGTTTATTTGCTGCCATAGTGAATGGTATTACCGAGATAGAGAGTGGGTCGAAAGATTACCATATTATATCACTTTTGACCGCATCCAAATGAGACTGGAGGAAGCATGGCAACCCGCATTGAATTTAGCAAACATGGCGGCCCGGAAGTGTTGAACGCCGTCGAATTCACCCCGAATGCCCCCGGTGAAAACGAAGTGCAGGTGGAAAACAAAGCCATCGGCATCAACTACATCGACACCTATATCCGCAGCGGCCTCTACCCACCGCCGTCGATGCCAAGCGGTCTGGGCACTGAGGCTGCCGGGGTGGTCAGCCAGGTGGGTAGCGGCGTTAAACACATCAAAGCAGGCGATCGCGTGGTATACGCCCAATCCGGGCTGGGTGCATACAGTTCAGTGCATAACGTGCCAGCCGATAAAGTCGCCCTGCTACCTTCAGCTATCTCTTACGAGCAGGCTGCCGCGTCATTCCTGAAGGGTTTAACGGTCTATTATTTGCTGCGTAAAACCTATGAAATCAAACCCGGCGAGCCGTTCCTGTTCCACGCGGCGGCAGGTGGTGTGGGGTTGATTGCCTGTCAGTGGGCAAAAGCGCTGGGAGCGAAGCTTATCGGCACCGTAGGAAGCGCAGAAAAGGCCGAGCGAGCTAAACAGGCGGGAGCCTGGCAGGTAATTAATTATCGCGATGAAAATATTGCTGAGCGGGTTAAGGAGATTACTGGCGGTAAAAAGCTGTCGGTGGTCTACGACTCGGTGGGTAAAGACACATGGGAGGCATCACTCGACTGCTTAAAACGTCGCGGCCTGATGGTTAGTTTTGGCAATTCATCCGGCCCGGTGACCGGCGTCAACTTGGGGATCCTCAATCAGAAAGGTTCATTGTTTGTCACCCGCCCTTCTCTTAACGGCTACATCACAAATTATGATGAACTCAAAGAGGCCAGCCATGAGCTGTTTTCGCTTATCGCCAGCGGCATTATCAAAGTGGATGTGGCAGACAGCCAGAAGTATCCGTTGAAAGAGGCGCGACGTGCACATGAAATTCTGGAAAGCCGGGCCACACAGGGGTCAAGCCTGCTGATTCCGTAAAGTTTCTCGCGCACAAAAGACTAGGGCTTCCCGTAGGAAGCCCTTTCTTTTTTTAGTTCGGCTGTATGTAGGGTACAGCTCGATGAATTCGTTAACCGAGCCATAGTGACAGATTTATTACGCAAAACCTACGGTGTTTTATGCAAAAATATTGAGGTTGTGACAGAAGCCTCAATACCTCCGGTAGTTGCTGCGGTAGGTTTGATTTTTCGGTGATTTAATCGCTCGAATAATCCACACGCCGACCACCGCCAGGATCAGCCACGGCAGTAACTTGATCATAATCGCGAACAAGCCACCGACAAACATCAGAGCCGTTGCCGCCACCAGCGCGGCAATAATGCCGAGCAGAGAAATGCCGGTAACCAGCAGCATCACGAAAAATCCAATCACAAATAACAGTTCCAGCATGGTCGCTCTCCCAGAATAAAACGCTTTTCTGTCAGAACTATTACAAGAATCGTGCCAAAAATAACTTATTGAATATCAACAAAAACGCCCTGCAACAGGGTGCAAGGCGTGGTGAATTTGACCAGGTTTTAGCGAAATAATTAACGCTTATCAGCGACCAGCTTTAATGCATGTTCCAGCACATTGATATCAGCACCGGGTTTGTGCGCATTTTCGCTCAGGTAGCGACGCCACTGGCGCGCACCCGGAATGCCCTGGAACAGCCCCAGCATATGGCGAGTCACGTGGCCCAGATAGGTGCCGTTGCTCAGCTCGCGCTCAATGTACGGGTACATCGCACGCACCACGGCCACCGGGTCAGCATCCACGCCATTGGTACCGAAGATTTCACGGTCAACCGACGCCAGAATACCTGGGTTTTGATAGGCTTCGCGACCCACCATCACGCCGTCCATATGTTCCAGATGCACTTTGGCCTCTTCCAGCGACTTGATGCCGCCGTTGATAGACATGGTCAGGTGCGGGAAATCGCGTTTGAGTTGGTAAACACGCGGGTAGTCCAGCGGTGGAATCTCGCGGTTCTCTTTCGGGCTTAAGCCCGAGAGCCAGGCTTTACGCGCATGGATGATAAACATTTCACATTCGCCGCGACCGGACACGGTTTCAATGAAATCGCAGAGAAATTCGTAGCTGTCCTGGTCGTCAATGCCGATACGGGTTTTCACCGTCACCGGGATGGAAACCACATCGCGCATCGCCTTAACGCAATCCGCCACCAGCTGCGCGTTGCCCATCAGGCAAGCCCCGAACATGCCGTTTTGTACACGGTCAGAAGGGCAGCCGACATTGAGGTTAATTTCATCATAGCCCCGCTCCTGCGCCAGTTTCGCACAGTGTGCAAGCGCTGCCGGATCGCTCCCACCAAGCTGCAGGGCAATCGGATGCTCTTCATCACTGAAGGCCAGATAGTCGCCCTTGCCGTGAATAATCGCCCCGGTGGTCACCATTTCGGTATACAGCAGCGTGTGCTGTGACAGCAGGCGCAGGAAGTAGCGGCAGTGTCTGTCCGTCCAGTCGAGCATTGGCGCGATGGAAAAACGGTGAGCGGGGAAAGCAGCAGTCGAAGATTCTGACAACATGGCGATTATTTAAGCATCCGGAAAAAGGGGGCGGTACTATAGCACAGCCGGGAAACGGATACGATTCGCCTTGATATGATATCAAAAAATGATATCATAAAATTGACTTTGGCGATCCCTACATCAAAAAATGGAAATTGAGATGAAATCATTGAACGCCAGGCACCAGAAAACATTACAGCTGATCTTCTCTCTGCCCACACCGGCCTCACTGGAATGGCGAAAAATTGAAGCACTATTTATCGCTTTGGGTGCCAAAGCTTCGGAAGGAAATGGCTCTCGGGTTCGATTTGAAATTAACCAGGTCGTAGCCTCTTTCCACCGACCTCACCCTGACAAGGAAGCAAAGGTTTACCAGGTTCGCGATGCTATGGCATTTCTTATCGCAGTAGGAGTGACACCATGATGAATACCATGACGTACAAAGGCTATGCCGCAAAAATTGATTACAGTGACGAAGACCAATGTTTTGTCGGGCGTATTGCTGGCATCAGGGATGTGATTGGTTTCCATGCAGATAACGTAGCTGACCTTCGCATTGCCTTTGAGGAAGCCGTTGACGATTATATCGCGTATTGCACAGAGCAAGGCCGTGAGCCATTGCGCCCAGCAAGCGGAAAAATTAGCCTGCGAATCTCTCCTGAGGTTCACTCGGCAATCAATATCGCAGCAGAAGTATCCGGTAAAAGTGTCAATCAATGGATTAACGACACGCTTTCGCGGGCCGCCCACGGTTGAACCTGAGCGTTGAACATCCCCGGCGGCGCTGCGCTTGGCCGGGAATAGTGCGGTTTAGAACGTGACGCTGACCTGCGCGCCTGCGCCCCAGGTTTGGTCTTCGCCGTACAGCCCCATCAGGTCGAGGTGTACCCGGTTAAACGGTGCAAAACCGACGCCGCCGGTGAAGACGTTGCTGTCGTTATCCTTGACGTCTGCACGGTAGCCTGCGCGCAGTGCCAACCAGTCGAGCGGACGTACCTCGGCACCGACGCCGACGTATTGCGAGCTTTCCTCACTCTTGAAGCCTTTGGTTTCCGTCAGATCACCATCAGCGCTCAGGGTAAGCATGTCGGTATGCCAGGCCACGCCTGCGGTGACCAGCGGACGGATTTGGTACGTGTCGCGCACACCGTCCACCTCTTTGGTGTCGATATCGCGGGAGAACAGGTTTTGCCCACTCAGCCCCACAGTCCAGTTGTCGCCAAAGTCGGCGGCCATCCCGGCATCCACGTTAAAACCGGTGTCGTCGTTACGATAGCGGCTGCTATTGATATCGTCGCTGCTGAAGTTGTAGATCGACACGGTGTAGTTATAGAGCCAGGTTTTTTGCAGTTTTGGCGTCACGCCAAATGATACCGGCACGCCACCAAAATCAAACTGGCGGGCAATAGCAACACCGTAGTCGGAAACGATCGCCGCTCGGCCATAACCTTTAGATTTGAGATTTTGTGGGTTAACCGCCAGTGCGCTGGAAGGCACGGCTTCAACGCCACGCAGCAGGTCAATATCGCCCTGGTCGATATACGAACTCACTCGCGCCCGAGCGCTAGCTTTCGCCACAAACGCCACGTCCAGAGTCTCATTCGGAATACTCACCGCCAGCCCCGCCCCAGCTTTCGCACTGGCGGTTTTTCCCTGGAGTGAAGAGAGCTGATCCGCTAAATCACCGGCGGCAGATGAAACCTGTCGGTAGCCCGCACTGCCGGGGACGAACAGGTCGAAAAGATTGATATTGTCCAGAGAGTGGCGATAGTTGTTTACATCGTCGCTGATATCATCAATTTTATCGCGCAGATTGTCCTTGTCTGATATCTGCGCACCAATTGTCGGTAGGATCACCGTCACATTATCGTCCGGTTTGGATTTTGCCAGCAACGCTGGGTTAATCAGCACCCCGCTACCGTATTTCGCGGAAGCGACACCGGTGCCACCCATGGCGTCATTTCTGGCTTCCGTCCAGCCGTTTGCTGCCCCTGCCTGTCCTGCCACTAAAAAAGAGACAGCGATCCCCATCAGCGAAAATTTTTCGTTTTTTTTCACAGTTTGCCCGTTTTATTGTCTGTTATGAAACAACACTCCCTCTGTTATCACCCAGAGAGAGAAGAACTATTGCTGTGAATAACGGGACAAAAAGCGGTTTGTTCCCTTAACTGAAATTTTCGACAGGCTATATTTATTAGTAAGCGCCCTAATCTTTTATAGAAGAGGATCGTTAATTTCGCCCAGGTTTTCCGTCGTGTGGGCCAAAAAACTGCGGTGGGTGATCCACCCAACGGTCTTCACGGGTGACAGCATACGACGCATTTAGCGGATAGTAGATTCGGTTCGACCGCTTGTTTGCCTCACCGACTACCAATAAACGCACCTCTTCTGAGGTGTTATTGATAAAGGTGTGACAGACACCGGTTCCGGCCGGAAAACCGACGCTATCACCCGGTTCCAGCTTCCACAAATAACCATTAATCCATGCCTGAGGGTAGCCCTCCAGCACATAGATAAACTCTTCCTCATCACTTTCAGCATGCGGGTAAGAGGTGCGACGGCCCGGTGGTAAACGCTCGTGATGAATACCAAGATGCCTAAGCCCCAACGCACGAGCCAGCGGCGCGCCAATAGCAAAGCGTTCTTCACTATCGGGATAAGTCGAATTATCGGGTCCTTCAACATCGTGCCAATGGCGAATGCAATCGGGTCTTTTCATCATTTTCGTCCTGAGTGTGAACTAAGCCTGCTATAACACACCTATAGCACACGGGTGGAAACTCGGCGTTTCTAACATAACATGATAAAGTATGCGTTTGTTTCACCCGTAACTCGAGGACGCCAATGGATAAGACCACTACGCAAGAACTGTTAGCGCAAGCTGAATTGCTGTGCGCGCAACGCGGCGTGCGCCTGACTCCGCAAC containing:
- the aphA gene encoding acid phosphatase AphA, giving the protein MRKITQALSAVCLLFALNSSVTAHASSPSPLYPGTDVAKLAEQAPIHWVSVAQIENSLLGHPPMAVGFDIDDTVLFSSPGFWRGQKTYSPDSQDYLKKPEFWEKMNNGWDAFSIPKEVARSLIAMHVKRGDSIYFVTGRSQTKTETVSKTLQDYFLIPGASMNPVIFAGDNPGQNSKTQWLKEKNIRVFYGDSDNDITAAREVGARAIRVLRASNSTYRPLPQVGTFNEEVIVNSEY
- the dnaB gene encoding replicative DNA helicase, which encodes MAANKPFNKPQTEARDRDFQVAGLKVPPHSIEAEQSVLGGLMLDNQRWDDVAERVVSDDFYTRPHRHIFTEMGRLQEGGSPIDLITLAESLERQGQLDSVGGFAYLAELSKNTPSAANISAYADIVRERAVVREMISVANEIAEAGFDPQGRTSEDLLDLAESRVFKIAESRANKDEGPRNITEVLDATVARIEQLFQQPHDGVTGVNTGYDDLNKKTAGLQPSDLIIVAARPAMGKTTFAMNIVENAAMLQDKPVLIFSLEMPSEQIMMRTLASLSRVDQTRIRTGQLDDEDWARISGTMGILLEKRNIYIDDSSGLTPTEVRSRARRIAREHGGIGLIMIDYLQLMRVPSLSDNRTLEIAEISRSLKSLAKELHVPVVALSQLNRSLEQRADKRPVNSDLRESGSIEQDADLIMFIYRDEVYHENSDLKGIAEIIIGKQRNGPIGTVRLTFNGQWSRFDNYAGPQYDDE
- a CDS encoding quinone oxidoreductase, with translation MATRIEFSKHGGPEVLNAVEFTPNAPGENEVQVENKAIGINYIDTYIRSGLYPPPSMPSGLGTEAAGVVSQVGSGVKHIKAGDRVVYAQSGLGAYSSVHNVPADKVALLPSAISYEQAAASFLKGLTVYYLLRKTYEIKPGEPFLFHAAAGGVGLIACQWAKALGAKLIGTVGSAEKAERAKQAGAWQVINYRDENIAERVKEITGGKKLSVVYDSVGKDTWEASLDCLKRRGLMVSFGNSSGPVTGVNLGILNQKGSLFVTRPSLNGYITNYDELKEASHELFSLIASGIIKVDVADSQKYPLKEARRAHEILESRATQGSSLLIP
- the uvrA gene encoding excinuclease ABC subunit UvrA codes for the protein MDKIEVRGARTHNLKNINLVIPRDKLIVVTGLSGSGKSSLAFDTLYAEGQRRYVESLSAYARQFLSLMEKPDVDHIEGLSPAISIEQKSTSHNPRSTVGTITEIHDYLRLLYARVGEPRCPDHDVPLAAQTVSQMVDNVLSQPEGKRLMLLAPIIKERKGEHTKTLENLASQGYIRARIDGEVCDLSDPPKLELQKKHTIEVVIDRFKVRDDLTQRLAESFETALDLSGGTAVVSDMDDPKAEELLFSANFACPICGYSMRELEPRLFSFNNPAGACPTCDGLGVQQYFDPDRVIQNPELSLAGGAIRGWDRRNFYYFQMLKSLAEHYKFDVEAPWESLSATAQKAILNGSGKESIEFKYINDRGDTSVRRHPFEGVMHNMERRYKETESSAVREELAKFISNRSCTSCDGTRLRREARHVYVENTPLPTISDMSIGHALDFFTNMKLSGQRAKIAEKVLKEIGDRLKFLVNVGLNYLTLSRSAETLSGGEAQRIRLASQIGAGLVGVMYVLDEPSIGLHQRDNERLLGTLVHLRNLGNTVIVVEHDEDAIRAADHVIDIGPGAGVHGGQVVAEGTLDDIMAVPESLTGQFMSGKRKIEVPKNRVPADPEKVLKLTGASGNNLKDVTLTLPVGLFTCITGVSGSGKSTLINDTLFPIAQTQLNGATIAEPAPYCDVQGLEHFDKVIDIDQSPIGRTPRSNPATYTGVFTPVRELFAGVPESRTRGYTPGRFSFNVRGGRCEACQGDGVIKVEMHFLPDIYVPCDQCKGKRYNRETLEIKYKGKTIHEVLDMTIEEAREFFDAVPALARKLQTLMDVGLTYIRLGQSATTLSGGEAQRVKLARELSKRGTGQTLYILDEPTTGLHFADIQQLLEVLHQLRDQGNTIVVIEHNLDVIKTADWIVDLGPEGGSGGGEILVSGTPETVANCEASHTARFLKPLLQ
- the pspG gene encoding envelope stress response protein PspG, which encodes MLELLFVIGFFVMLLVTGISLLGIIAALVAATALMFVGGLFAIMIKLLPWLILAVVGVWIIRAIKSPKNQTYRSNYRRY
- the tyrB gene encoding aromatic amino acid transaminase — its product is MFQKVDAYAGDPILSLMERFKEDPRSEKVNLSIGLFYNEDGIIPQLDSVAKAEALLNTQPHGASLYLPMEGLNSYCHTVAPLLFGADHPVLQQQRVATIQTVGGSGALKIGADFLKRYFPDSGVWVSDPTWENHIAIFEGAGFTVGTYPWFDSETNGVRVNALLEAFNALPARSIVLLHPCCHNPTGADLTPKEWDAVVEVLKARDLIPFLDIAYQGFGAGMDDDAYAIRAIADAGLPALVSNSFSKIFSLYGERVGGLSVVCEDNETALRVLGQLKATVRRNYSSPPNYGAQVVATVLGDAQLNAEWLAEVEGMRVRIQQMREALVKVLKEEMPDGNFDYLLKQRGMFSYTGLSAAQVDRLRDEFGVYLIASGRMCLAGLNTRNVQRVAKAFAAVM
- the alr gene encoding alanine racemase is translated as MQAATVVINRRALRHNLQRLRELAPASKLVAVVKANAYGHGLLETARTLPDADAFGVARLEEALRLREGGITQPILLLEGFFNATDLPTISAQHLHTAVHNVEQLEALEAAELAEPVTVWMKLDTGMHRLGVRPEEADAFYQRLSQCRNVCQPVNIVSHFARADEPDCGATERQLDIFNTFTEGKPGQRSIAASGGILLWPQSHFDWARPGIILYGVSPLEQKPWGPDFGMQPVMSLISSLIAVREHKAGEAVGYGGTWISERDTRLGVVAMGYGDGYPRAAPSGTPVLVNGRIVPVVGRVAMDMICVDLGPEAEDKTGDAVTLWGEGLPVERIAEITKVSAYELITRLTSRVAMKYID
- a CDS encoding MmcQ/YjbR family DNA-binding protein yields the protein MTSSDLLLYCMAKRGAEQSVHSDWKATQIKVADVLFAMVKDVEDRPAVSLKTSPELAELLRQQHKDVRPSRHLNKAHWSTLYLDGSLPNSQIYYLVDASYQLAVELLPEALRQQMYS